A window from Podospora bellae-mahoneyi strain CBS 112042 chromosome 1 map unlocalized CBS112042p_1, whole genome shotgun sequence encodes these proteins:
- the YEA4 gene encoding golgi uridine diphosphate-N-acetylglucosamine transporter (COG:P; EggNog:ENOG503NUDG), whose amino-acid sequence MAARRRPAPHKLQQTPSTNKDRGDKGFSLPAPSPRVINAAPSLEKAEMYGIDDNRPVFSRAMALAGRMFIETIPQWLAVGAMLSLIFGGCCSNVFALESIIKVEPDSGFLLTFVQFIFVAITSLPSQLDSRRPPFYLKSNRVPIRRWLVNIVLFFAINVLNNHAFSYDISVPVHIILRSGGSITTMLAGSLYGKRYSRIQVTAVLLLTVGVITAAWSDSQTKGTTSSGSAGTTSFVTGLTILFVAQVLSAIMGLYTEETYRMYGPQWKENMFYSHLLSIPLFLPFLPSLIRQFMKLANSPPLSLPIPPPEDYPNFSPSLQRLVEKIHIPSQLFYLTLNVLTQYACIRGVNLLAAASSALTVTIVLNIRKLISLLLSIWLFGNRLAFGTLIGACIVFFAGGLYSLDGKRKPPSRRGTAPTKS is encoded by the exons ATGGCCGCCCGTCGTCGCCCGGCGCCGCATAAACTGCAGCAAACGCCTTCGACCAACAAAGATCGCGGCGACAAGGGCTTCAGTTTGCCGGCACCGTCGCCCCGCGTTATCAACGCCGCTCCGTCCCtcgagaaggccgagatgtATGGCATCGATGACAACCGTCCGGTCTTCAGTCGCGCCATGGCGCTCGCAGGGCGCATGTTTATCGAGACCATCCCGCAATGGCTGGCCGTTGGAGCTATGCTGTCGCTGATTtttggcggctgctgctccaaTGTCTTTGCGCTCGAGTCAATTATCAAGGTGGAACCTGACAGTG GTTTCTTGTTGACTTTTGTGCAATTCATCTTTGTCGCCATCACCagtctcccctcccaactcgACAGCAGACGGCCACCGTTCTACCTCAAATCCAACAGAGTCCCAATTCGCCGCTGGCTCGTCAACATTGTACTGTTCTTCGCCATCAATGTTCTCAACAACCACGCCTTTAGCTATGACATTTCTGTGCCGGTGCACATCATCTTGCGCTCTGGAggcagcatcaccaccatgctGGCTGGGAGCTTGTACGGCAAGAGATATTCTCGGATCCAGGTGACAGCTGTGCTCTTGCTTACTGTGGGAGTGATCACTGCCGCCTGGTCTGATTCACAGACCAAG GGAACTACGAGTAGTGGATCTGCCGGGACTACGAGCTTTGTAACTGGCCTCACAATCCTGTTCGTCGCGCAGGTCCTCTCTGCTATCATGGGCCTCTACACCGAAGAGACATACCGCATGTACGGCCCGCAGTGGAAGGAGAACATGTTCTACTCGCATCTTCTCTCGATCCCCTTGTTCCTGCCATTCTTGCCGTCTTTGATTAGACAGTTCATGAAGCTTGCCAACAGCCCTCCGCTGTCGCTTCCAATCCCCCCGCCGGAGGACTATCCTAACTTTTCACCCAGCCTGCAACGGCTTGTCGAGAAGATACACATACCCAGCCAACTGTTCTACCTCACGCTCAACGTCTTGACGCAGTATGCCTGCATTCGGGGCGTCAACCTCTTGGCTGCAGCTAGCTCGGCTCTGACAGTGACAATTGTTCTCAACATTCGCAAGTTGATCAGTCTGTTGTTGAGTATATGGCTTTTTGGAAACCGGCTGGCGTTTGGAACGCTGATAGGAGCCTGTATTGTATTTTTCGCAGGAGGACTGTACTCTTTGGACGGAAAGCGGAAGCCGCCTAGCAGGAGGGGCACCGCGCCGACCAAATCTTGA